A single Pieris rapae chromosome 2, ilPieRapa1.1, whole genome shotgun sequence DNA region contains:
- the LOC110997240 gene encoding enhancer of split mbeta protein-like has protein sequence MILPARTMSPHGAFHPPAHAHPDEEPVSRTYQYRKVMKPMLERKRRARINRCLDELKDLMVTALQAEGENVSKLEKADILELTVRHLHSLKRRGQLVLKPEMSYAERFRAGFAQCATEVSQFITNATVAANAMHRQGPVDPQAGARLLQHLSNCIRRLESPPVVQPQPIVPNVTRPTPVQAIAPAQAPQVQRPVSTERCLKRPLEETIDVETIGNKRQYAPPSPPHSPASESDSSQSMWRPW, from the coding sequence ATGATTCTACCTGCTCGTACTATGTCCCCACACGGGGCTTTCCATCCTCCGGCACACGCACACCCAGACGAAGAACCAGTCTCCCGAACCTACCAATACCGCAAAGTAATGAAACCGATGCTTGAAAGAAAGCGTCGCGCACGCATCAACCGCTGCCTTGACGAACTTAAGGATTTGATGGTGACCGCTCTCCAAGCGGAGGGTGAAAACGTCTCCAAGCTGGAGAAAGCAGACATCTTGGAGTTAACCGTGCGACATTTACATAGTTTGAAACGTCGCGGACAATTAGTGCTGAAACCTGAAATGTCATATGCGGAGCGTTTTCGAGCAGGATTCGCTCAGTGTGCTACGGAAGTGTCTCAGTTCATAACAAACGCTACAGTGGCCGCCAATGCCATGCATAGGCAGGGACCTGTGGATCCCCAAGCTGGTGCCAGGTTACTTCAGCATCTAAGCAATTGTATAAGAAGATTGGAGAGTCCGCCTGTTGTACAACCACAACCAATAGTGCCCAATGTAACCAGACCGACACCTGTGCAGGCGATAGCACCAGCTCAGGCTCCCCAAGTGCAGAGGCCAGTTTCGACCGAGAGGTGTTTGAAGAGGCCGCTAGAAGAAACAATAGACGTGGAAACAATTGGCAATAAGAGACAATACGCACCGCCCTCGCCGCCGCACAGCCCCGCCTCCGAGTCTGACTCCTCCCAATCGATGTGGCGGCCGTGGTGA